TATAATTACCGCTCAATCAGTCAGGCTAAGCAACTAAATCGCTTGGTTTTGGCATCTATTAGAAAAGGGGTTATCCACATGAACAAAGCGGAATTTATTGATTTGGTTAAAGAAGCGGGTAAATACAACAGCAAAAGAGAAGCTGAAGAAGCGATCAACGCCTTTACTCTAGCGGTAGAAACAGCTTTAAGCAAGGGTGAGAGCGTGGAGTTGATTGGTTTTGGCAAATTTGAAACCGCAGAGCAAAAAGGCAAAGAAGGTAAAGTGCCAGGAAGCGATAAAACTTATAAAACTGAAGACAAACGAGTGCCTAAATTCAAACCCGGCAAAATCCTTAAACAAAAAGTTGGAGAAGGCAAGTAAATTTGATCCACTCAGCAAGGGGCTTATCAATAGAGTTTCTTGCTTTCTTAATAAAATGTCCTTGTAGCTCAGCTGGATAGAGCGTATGATTCCTAATCGTAAGGTCGTGGGTTCGAATCCCGCCAAGGACACCATTCGTGCTATTTTCACTACCATAGGGATTTAGTCGTTGTTTGTGTTGTTTGTGAAAAAGGTAGTTAAAAGGAATTAAAAATTTAACCTTATCCTTAAAAAGCACTCAAAAAAATATTTTATTTCTTATCTTATTTAAAAAATATTCAAAGCATTTTTTACAATTAAAAAGATCTTTCAAAAAACAAGCGATAATCTCTTAAAAAAGCGCTTTTTAGGGGGGTTTTAGTTGTGGGTTGTAGGGGAGGATTTTTCAAAATGCCCCCTATCCTTTTAAGAAAA
This genomic window from Helicobacter pylori contains:
- a CDS encoding HU family DNA-binding protein; protein product: MNKAEFIDLVKEAGKYNSKREAEEAINAFTLAVETALSKGESVELIGFGKFETAEQKGKEGKVPGSDKTYKTEDKRVPKFKPGKILKQKVGEGK